The Motilibacter peucedani region CTAGGGGCCACGGGCACCACCAGCACGCCCGCGGCGGCCATGAGCTTCTGACGGCGTTGGGTGCGCTTGTAGTCCTCGGGGCTGAGGTGCCACTCCATGGAGTCCGACTCGAAGGCGACGGCTTCTGCGTCGAACCACCCGTCGGGCCGGGCGATGAAGTTGCCCTTCTCGTCCCACAGCGAGACGTTCCACTCGCACCGCCCAAGTCCCGCCCGCAGCAGCACCTTGCGAGCACGGGCCTCCGAGACCGAGCGGACGCCCGCGGCGACTTCTCGGACGACAGCCCGGGGTATGCCGCTGCCGCGCCTCTGGCACTCGACCAGCTCCGACTTCAGGTCTGTCACGGTGCAGTGCCCGGCCTGGACCACGGCGGCGACGAGGCTGCGCGTGTCGTCAAGGGGCCGACCTTGCCGGCACTCGTCGATGAGCGCCCGAGCGACGGGCGCGCACGGGATGCCACCCAAGAGCCGCGGTTCCGGAACCCGGTACGAGCGTTCGACGAGCACCTCGGGTCTCGACTGCCGACGCACGGACGCTGCCACGATCACGCGCAAGGCAGCAGGGTGCGGCACTCGGTGAACCCCGGAACGCCTCAGCGCTGCAGCCCCCGTCAGCACCGCACCCTCACCGGCGTACTTCACTGCGGCGATCTCACGCTGGTGCGGCGTCGGCGTGCCTGAATGGGCGATGATCACGCCCGGCAGGTGAGCCTGCCAAGGCCCGCCCACCCGGCAGTGGTAGGTGGCGGTGGACAGCGGGAACCTGAGCGTACGCAGTTCCGAGTGGGTCACCACCCGGTCGTCCCGGGCGAGCAGCATGTCGAGGGCGACGGGGTCGTAGCGGAGCGAGCGACGGGGCATGCCGCATGCTCAGCAGCCGTACGCCGCTCTGCCAACTGGACGACTCGGGCCTGTGGACGCCGAGCCGCCTTCGCGCTCGTCGTCCACAGGCCTTGCGTTGGCACGATGTGACTTCTTGCCAATCCGACTGGCAAGAAGTCACATCGTGCCAACCAAGGAGGCGCTCAGAGGCGGGGGAGGGCGCGGCCCTGGCAGAATGGGTGGCGTGACGGTGACGGCGGAGCGGGCGCAGCTCGCGCTCGGGGGCCTCACCGTCGACCCGCCGGTCGTGCTCGCGCCGATGGCGGGGATCACCAACCCGCCCTACCGCCAGCTGTGCCGCGAGGCGGCGGGGGGACGCGGGCTGTTCGTCAGCGAGATGATCACCAGCCGCGGCCTGGTCGAGGGTGACGCCGAGACGCTGCACCTGCTCGAGCCCGCGCCCGGGGAGTGGCCGCGCAGCGTCCAGCTCTACGGTGTCGACCCCTACTACGTCGGCGAGGCCGTCCGCATCCTCGTCGACGGCCACGGCGTCGACCACGTCGACCTCAACTTCGGCTGCCCCGTGCCCAAGGTGACCAAGCGCGGCGGCGGAGCGGCCCTGCCCTGGAAGCGCACGCTGCTGCGCGACATCCTGCGCGCGGCGGTGAGCGGGGCGGGCGGCCGCGTACCCGTCACCATGAAGACCCGCAAGGGGCTCGACGACGACCACCTCACCTACCTCGACGCCGGCCGCATCGCCGCGGAGGAAGGGGCGGCGGCCATCGCGCTGCACGGGCGCACCGCGATCCAGGGCTACAGCGGCGAGGCCGACTGGGAGTCGGTCGCACGGCTCAAGGAGTCGACCGGCATCCCGGTGCTCGGCAACGGCGACGTGTGGGAGGCCGACGACGCGCTGCGCATGCTGCGCGAGACCGGCTGCGACGGCGTCGTCGTGGGCCGCGGCTGCCTGGGCCGGCCGTGGCTGTTCGGCCACCTCGCGGCGGCGTTCGACGGCCAGCCGCCGCCTGCGCAGCCGACCCTCGGCGAGGTCGCGGCGACCGTGCGCCGGCACGCCGAGCTGCTCGCGGAGTGGACCGGCGAGGACCGCGGTCTGCGCGAGCTGCGCAAGTTCATGGCGTGGTACTTCAAGGGCTTCCCCGTCGGCTCGGAGACGCGCCAGCAGCTCGGCATGGTGTCGAGCTTCGCCGAGCTCGACGCGCTGCTCGCCCGGCTCGACCCCGACGAGCCGTTCCCCGTCGCCGAGCTCGGCCGCCCGCGCGGGCGCACCAGCCCGCAGAAGCGGCTCGCGTTGCCGGACGGCTGGCTCGACAGCGAGTGGAGCGGCCTGCCGTCGGCCGACGCCGAGCTGTCCGTCTCCGGCGGCTGAGCCGGGTGCTGCCGGGCTACCTCGCGCACGACGCCGAGCGCTGGGTCGACGACCCGCCCCGCGATCCCGGCCGGTCGCCGTTCGCCCGGGACCGCGCACGGGTCGTGCACGCGAGCGGACTGCGCCGGCTCGGCGCCAAGACCCAGGTAGTGCACCCGTGGAGCGACGACTTCGTCCGCAACCGGCTCACCCACTCGCTCGAGGTCGCCCAAGTGGGTCGTGAGCTGGGCCGGGCCTTGGGCTGCGACCCCGACGTCGTCGAGACCGCCTGCCTGGCCCACGACCTCGGTCACCCGCCGTTCGGCCACAACGGCGAGCGCGCGCTCGACGAGGTCGCGGCGGGCATCGGCGGGTTCGAGGGCAACGCCCAGACCCTGCGCATGCTGACGCGCCTCGAGCCCAAGGTCTTCGCTCCCGACGGCCGCAGCGTCGGGCTCAACCTCACGCGAGCCAGCCTCGACGCGGCGACCAAGTACCCGTGGTTCGCCACCGACTCCTACGCCGCGCGGGGCAAGTACGGCGCCTACGCCGACGACGCCGACGTCTTCGCCTGGCTGCGGCAGGGCGCGCCCCACCGCGCGCGCTGCATCGAGGCGCAGGTCATGGACTGGGCCGACGACGTGGCCTACTCGGTCCACGACCTCGAGGACGGCCTGCAGGGCGGGCGCATCGACTTCCGGGCGCTCGCCGACGCCGACGAGGTGGCGCAGGTCGCGCGGGTGGCGTGCGACGCGTACGCCCCTGGCTCCGACCCCGCGGCCGTGGCCGCAGCGCTGGGCCGCCTCACCGCCCTGCCCGAGTGGCCGGCCTCCTGCGACGGCAGCCGTCGCGACCTCGCGGCGCTCAAGCGCCTGACCAGCGCGCTCATCGGCCGCTTCTGCCTCGCTGCCGAGCGCGCGACGCGCGCGCAGGCGGGCGACGGCCCGCTGACCCGGTACGCCTGCGACCTCCACGTCCCCGACCCCACCGTCCTGGAGGTGGCGGCGCTCAAGGCCGTCGCCGCGACCTACGTCATGCGCGCCGAGGGCCGCGCGGCCTCGCTCGAGCGCCAGCGCACGGTGCTCGCGGAGATCGCCGCAGCCTGGCTGGAGCGCCCGGAGCTGCTCGCTCGTTCGGCACAGGAGGACTGGGCCGCCAGTGCCGACGACGCTGCCCGGACCCGGGTCGTCGTCGACGCCGTCGCGTCGCTGACCGACACCTCGGCGATCCAGATTTCTGCCTCGCTGCGCGGGTCGGAACCGCAGAAGTAGGCGCAGAGCAGGAAAATTCAGCTCGGGAGACAACCCGGGCACGACCCCGGCGTCTCCCTCCGTGTGTCAGTCGAAATTCCCCTGCGCGTCCTCCCAGACGTGCTTCGAAGGAGGAGCCCCGTGCATCTCGGACGCAAGGCCATGCTGGCCGCCATCCCGACCCTCGCGGTCGCCGCGACCCCGCTGCTGGTCGGCTCGGGCAGCGCTGCTGCCGGTACCCCCGCCCCGGCGCCCGCGCACACCTCGGCCGTCATCCCGGGCATCCCGCGCACGCTCTACGTGACCACGGCCGACAACCGGGTCGAGGTCGCGCCGCTGCTCTACCCGGGCCGCTACCTCGTGCAGCTGCGCACGCGCGACACCAAGCCCAGCCGCCTGCAGGTCGTGCAGCCGCTGACCCCGGCCTACACCAAGACCCGCTTCGTGCTCGACTGGGCGCGCTACGAGGCCGACGTCAAGGCCGGCCAGACCGCCGCAGCGCAGGCCGAGCTCGACAACCTCAACCGGCAGGTGCGCTTCCTGGGCGGCACCTCCGTCGCCCCGGGCGGCCTCGGCGCGTTCGGCGACTACTTCTCGCGCGGCGACTACTGGTTCTTCGAGGACCGCTACGAGGGTCCGACCCACGCCAACCGCATCGTCACGATGAAGGTCAAGGGCGGCGTCGCGTCGGTCAACCACTTCGCTGCGCCCGCGGCGACGCTCGCCTACCGCGGCGAGGCCCTGACGCTCACCCA contains the following coding sequences:
- a CDS encoding deoxyguanosinetriphosphate triphosphohydrolase; the encoded protein is MSRVLPGYLAHDAERWVDDPPRDPGRSPFARDRARVVHASGLRRLGAKTQVVHPWSDDFVRNRLTHSLEVAQVGRELGRALGCDPDVVETACLAHDLGHPPFGHNGERALDEVAAGIGGFEGNAQTLRMLTRLEPKVFAPDGRSVGLNLTRASLDAATKYPWFATDSYAARGKYGAYADDADVFAWLRQGAPHRARCIEAQVMDWADDVAYSVHDLEDGLQGGRIDFRALADADEVAQVARVACDAYAPGSDPAAVAAALGRLTALPEWPASCDGSRRDLAALKRLTSALIGRFCLAAERATRAQAGDGPLTRYACDLHVPDPTVLEVAALKAVAATYVMRAEGRAASLERQRTVLAEIAAAWLERPELLARSAQEDWAASADDAARTRVVVDAVASLTDTSAIQISASLRGSEPQK
- the dusB gene encoding tRNA dihydrouridine synthase DusB — protein: MGGVTVTAERAQLALGGLTVDPPVVLAPMAGITNPPYRQLCREAAGGRGLFVSEMITSRGLVEGDAETLHLLEPAPGEWPRSVQLYGVDPYYVGEAVRILVDGHGVDHVDLNFGCPVPKVTKRGGGAALPWKRTLLRDILRAAVSGAGGRVPVTMKTRKGLDDDHLTYLDAGRIAAEEGAAAIALHGRTAIQGYSGEADWESVARLKESTGIPVLGNGDVWEADDALRMLRETGCDGVVVGRGCLGRPWLFGHLAAAFDGQPPPAQPTLGEVAATVRRHAELLAEWTGEDRGLRELRKFMAWYFKGFPVGSETRQQLGMVSSFAELDALLARLDPDEPFPVAELGRPRGRTSPQKRLALPDGWLDSEWSGLPSADAELSVSGG